The following are encoded in a window of Aromatoleum petrolei genomic DNA:
- a CDS encoding SDR family NAD(P)-dependent oxidoreductase produces MVITGGGRGIGAAVAAALAAQGARLTLMGRNRGQLEERAAALRTLGGPSCEVHCEAVDVADEASVAAAFAGAAERLGPVAVLVNNAGQAGSAPFLRTDPALWQQMLDVNLTGTYLATRAALPGMLAAGWGRVINVASTAGEKGYPYVSAYCAAKHGVIGLTRALALEMAHKNITVNAVCPGYTDTDIVRDAVANIREKTGRSEAEALAELAKHNPQGRLVRPEEVANAVLWLCLPGSEAITGQAISVSGGEVM; encoded by the coding sequence GTGGTGATCACCGGCGGCGGCCGCGGCATCGGTGCCGCGGTCGCGGCGGCGCTGGCCGCGCAGGGTGCGCGGCTGACGTTGATGGGGCGCAACCGCGGGCAGCTCGAGGAGCGCGCCGCGGCGCTGCGCACCCTCGGCGGCCCGTCCTGCGAAGTGCATTGCGAAGCGGTCGACGTCGCGGACGAAGCCTCGGTCGCCGCGGCCTTCGCCGGCGCCGCCGAACGCCTCGGCCCCGTCGCGGTTCTGGTGAACAACGCCGGCCAGGCCGGCAGCGCGCCTTTCCTGCGCACCGATCCGGCGCTGTGGCAGCAGATGCTGGACGTGAATCTCACCGGCACCTATCTGGCGACGCGCGCCGCGCTGCCCGGCATGCTCGCCGCCGGCTGGGGCCGCGTCATCAACGTCGCGAGCACCGCGGGGGAGAAGGGCTATCCCTACGTCTCCGCGTACTGCGCCGCCAAGCACGGCGTGATCGGCCTGACGCGCGCGTTGGCGCTGGAAATGGCGCACAAGAACATCACGGTGAATGCGGTATGCCCCGGCTACACCGATACCGATATCGTGCGCGACGCGGTCGCCAACATCCGCGAGAAGACCGGCCGCAGCGAGGCCGAGGCGCTCGCCGAACTCGCGAAACACAACCCGCAGGGCCGCCTGGTGCGCCCGGAGGAAGTCGCCAACGCGGTGCTGTGGTTGTGCCTGCCGGGTTCCGAGGCGATCACCGGCCAGGCGATCTCGGTGTCGGGCGGCGAGGTGATGTAG